TGCGAATTCCCATCCTAAGTGGGCGCGGCTTCCTCGATTCGGATTCCCCAACGTCGCCGCATGTTGCCGTAATCAACAAAGTGATGGCCGAAAGATACTGGCACGGCCAGAATCCAATCGGCAGGCATTTTGCGAATACTGCCGACCCAAAAAATCCGATCGAAGTTGTCGGCGTCACTGCTGATAGCACGACGACTGACATCACCAGCCCATCGGCTCCTTTCGTGTATCTCCCGCTTGCGCAGCACCTTCAGAATCAGACGCCAGTGACGTTGCAGTTGCGCACCAGCTTGCCGCTCGCGACCGCGAACCGTGAAGTTGTGGACATGATTCATTCGCTCTCTCCGGCTATGCCCGTGTCCGATGTCCAGACAATGATCGAGGCCATCGATACGTTGCACGGCCCTATGCTTTTTCAAATCGCCGCCGGGCTGGCAGCGTCGCTTGGAATTCTGGGCCTCGCGCTCGCGATCATAGGCGTTTACGGGGTTGTGTCATACGGCGCGAGCCAGCGAACGCACGAGATTGGTATCCGCATGGCTTTGGGCGCACAACGAGTGCAGATCCTGAAAATGATTTTTGGCCAGGGATTTTTTATTGTCAGCGGTGGAACCCTCCTGGGAGTCCTAGCAGCGGCCGCCATTGCCCGCCTCGTCGGTAATTTTCTGGTTGGAGTGTCTCCGCTCGACGCGATTACATACTTGGGCGCCGTTTTTATTCTCACAACCGTAGCGCTTCTCGCCTGCTATATCCCCGCGCGGCGAGCGATGAAAGTCGATCCCATGGTGGCGCTGCGCTACGAGTAGCTTCTGTTTCGCGCGTGCACGATTGCGCTGCTGCGGTTTTCACTTGTACTCATGCTGACGAGCGGCCGGTCGCGCTTCCATGTGGTATATCGGTTTGAATTTTGACTTTTTGTGCCGCGATGCAAAACTTTTAGATCGACTTCGCATTCACTCTCCGCTTGACTTTCGCCATGCATCATACTATTTTGCTCTAGGCATAGAGCGAATATACCTAGAAATTGACACTCTGAATTCGCGAAGGAGACGCTCATGGGCAATCGCCAACCCCGGGACCTTTTCCCCGGCGCTCTTGAAATGATGATCCTGCGCACGCTGAAGCGCCAACCGCTGCACGGCTATGCTCTCGTGCAGCGCATCAAGCGCGATTCCGATGACCTGCTGCAAATCGAGGAAGGCTCGCTCTATCCCGCGTTGCAACGGCTTCTCAAGGAGGGTTGCGTCGAGGCTGCGTGGGGGGTTTCCTCCACCAATCGCCGCGTGCGCATTTATAAGCTAACTCGTACTGGCGCGAAGTATCTCGAACGCCAGGTTTCGAGCTTCGAACAGATGCTCGAAGGCATTGCGCGTGTTCTCTCGCCGGTGAAATCATGAACGCCCTTCGCCGAATGTTTTCGCGTCGGCGGCTCTACTCCGATCTCTCGGCGGAGATAGCCGGACACCTGCAGGAAAAAATCGATGAGCTCGTTGCCTCCGGTATTTCGCGTGAAGAAGCCACGCGCATGGCGCGCCGCGAATTCGGAAACGTCACGCTGCTCGAAGAGCGCGGCCGGGAAGTCTGGCAGTGGCCCTCGATGGAAAGTTTCTTTGCCGACGTTCGCTTCGGGCTGCGCATGCTGCGCAAATCTCCGGGCTTCACCGTGGTCGCCGTTCTCACCCTGGCTCTCGGCATAGGCGCGAATACGGCGCTCTTTTCCGTGGTCAATGGCGTTCTGCTGAATCCTTTGCCTTACCCAAATTCCGATCGTCTGGTCACCGTTGACGCCAGCAAACCTCAGTTCAAACGCGGCTCGATTTCCTATCCCAATTTTCTCGACTGGCATCGCTTGAATCAGTGTTTCTCCTACTTCTCTGTCTCGCGAGGCACGGGTTTCATGCTTACTGGCGCTGGCGCTCCGGAAGAACTCGATGCCGTCGCGGTTACTTCCGATTTTTTCGCTATGCTGGGCGTCAAGCCTATTCTCGGCCGTTCCTTCACGCCTGAGGAAGATCAGATTGGCATGGGACACGTCGTGGCCATCAGTGCGGACTTGTGGCGACGAAAATTCAGCGCATCGCGCGACATTATTGGCAAGGAAATTTCTCTCGACGGCAAGGGTTATACCGTCGTCGGCATTTTCCCGGGCCATTTTGACTTGCCGATGTACTACTTTGGCCAAACCGACGCGTACATTCCTCTCGGCGAATTTGCCAACCCGGTGCTCTCGAATCGCGTCGCGGGCCTCGGCATCCACGGCATCGCGCGGCTCAAGCCCGGCGTCACGATCGAACAGGCGCGCGCCGACATGCAACGCGTCACGAACTATCTCGCACAAGTTTATCCGGAAGCCGACAAGGATATGGGCACCGCTCTGACTCCCCTGAAAGAGACGATCGTGGGAAAAGTGCGTGGCTTTCTTCTTCTGCTGCTGGGAGCCGTCGGATTCGTCCTGCTGATTGCCTGCGTGAACGTGGCGAACCTGCTGCTAGCTCGCGGTAACACACGCAGCCGAGAAATCGCCGTGCGCTCCGCGCTGGGCGCCGGCACTTCGCGGCTTATTCGTCAAATGCTGACGGAAAGCGTTCTCCTGGCCGCTGTAGGCGGCGCGCTCGGACTCGCGTTTGCCGCTGCAGGCACGCGCGCCACTCTCGCGGCTCTTCCCTCCACTCTTCCGCGCGCCAATGAAGTGGGCATGGACGCGCATGTGCTGTGGTTTACGATTGTCATCTCGCTGTGTGCGGGAGTTTTTTTTGGATTGCTTCCGGCCATACGCACCGCGCGCCACAGCACCTATGAAGCGCTCAAAGAAGGCGGCCGCTCCGTGAGCCCGTCGCGACGCCACGCGCAGGGCGCGCTGGTCGTTGTGCAAATGGCGCTTGCGCTCGTGCTGCTAGCGGGAGCGGGTTTGCTGATTCGCAGCCTCTCGCAACTATGGAAGATCGATCCCGGCTTCGATCCTAATCACATCATCACATTCAATCTTGCGCTTCCTCCGCAAATGAACCGCGCTTCGCCCGCGGCCATTCGCGCCGCACTTCACAATTTCGACGCGGCCATCGCCGCCGTTCCGGGCGTCGAAGGCGAATCTCTCAGCTGGGGGGCATTCCCCATGTACAGCGAGGACGATCAAAATTTCTGGCTTGCCGACCAGCCGCGTCCCGCGAGCGAAGGCCAGATGTACAACATGCTCGATTACATCGTTGGCCCGGATTACCTCGAAGTCATGCACATTCCGCTGCTGGCTGGCCGTTTTTTCACCGCCAGCGACAATGAAAACTCGAAAGCCGTCGTGGTTATCGACGAAGTCCTTGCCAAAAAATATTTTCCGAACGGAGACGCTGTAGGAAAAATCATCGATCAGGGAGATGCGACCCACACCTTTCCTTTCGAGATCGTGGGGGTAGTCGGCCACGTGAAGCAATGGGGACTGGACACCGATTCGCAAAACTCGCTGCGCGCGCAACTGTATTTTCCTTTCATGCAGCTAGGCGACAATGTGATTTCAGTGGTCCCGTCGAATTCCAACGTGATTGTGCGCGCCACGGGAGACCTCCTGGGCCTTACGGATGCGATTCGCGCGGCCAGTAATCGGCTCAGCAAAGACGAAGTTCTCACTAATTTTGAAACCATGCACGAAATCATCGAATCGTCGCTTGCTCCGCGCCGTTTTGCGATGATGCTCCTGGGAGCGTTTGCGGCGGTTGCGCTGGCTCTCGCCGGAATCGGACTTTACGGCGTCATCGCCTATGCGGTCGGCCAGCGCACGCATGAAATCGGCATTCGCATCGCACTTGGCGCGCATCCGCGAGACGTTTTTCGGCTCGTGGTTGGCCAGGGCCTGCGGCTCGCCATCGCTGGCGTTTTTATCGGCGCTGCGGCTGCGCTGATTCTCATTCGCGTGCTGTCGAGCTTCTCGCAGCTTCTTTACGGCATCGGAGGCAGCGATCCTGTGACGCTCATCGCCGTGGCCGCAGTCCTGCTCGCGGTCGCGTTTCTTGCGTGCTATATCCCGGCGCGGCGGGCGATGCGCGTTGATCCAATGGTCGCCCTGCGCTACGAATGATTCGTTGCCAATAAATCTTGCGTGAAATAAAAAACAGGCGGAGTTCCCTCCGCCTGTTTCGCAAAATTCGTCTTCTGTCTGCAAGAACCTACGACGCGACTAGCGCGCCTTCCGCGCCAGTTTCTGGTGCGGCTGGCTTAGCCTCGGACTCGCCGACCTTGAAGCGTGCGAACCGCCGGATAGCGATGTTCTCACCCAATTTGGCGACCGCCTGGTCGATCAGTTCCTTGACGGTCAGCGTCTCATCGCGGATGAAGTGCTGTTCGTAGAGGCAATTTTCCTCATAGAACTTCTCCATTTTCCCGCTGACGATTTTGTCCAGAATGTTCTCTGGCTTTCCGGTGGCGCGCGCTTGCTCGCGGAATATCTCGCGTTCGTGCTGGAGAATCTCTTCGGTCACTTCCTCGCGCTTCAGAAAGCGGGGATCGAGCGCAGCGACGTGCATCGCGATATCGTGGCACAGGCGCTGAAAATCCTCCGTACGCGCCACGAAGTCGCTCTCGCAGTTCACTTCGATAAGCACACCAATTTTTCCGCCTGCGTGGATGTAGCTCCCCACCAGACCTTCGGAGGTCGTCCGCTGGGCCTTCTTTTGCGCTGCGGCCTGCCCCTTTTTGCGCAGAATGTCGATCGCCTGCTCAATGTCGCCCTTTGCCTCAATCAACGCCGTTCGGCACGCAGCAAAGCCAACACCTGTGCGCTCGCGTAGCTCCTTTACCAATTGAGCGGGGACATTCGGCGTGCTATCTGGAGTCGCCATTTCCGTATCCTTCCGAGTAATTTCCCTTTCCCAGGGACAAATTGTGAGGTTTTACAATCCGAGGAATAAGGACTTGCTGCCCTATCGCTGATTTTCCTCACTTCCGCTATCCACCGCCGGCGCTTCTTCGGCCGGAAGCTCCATCACCGGCTCTTGATCGACGAAATCGCCTTCTTGCTTTTCGTATTGCTCATAGGCGCTTGTATCCACGTACTCGACGGCTTCCCCAGCGCCCTCCGCGCCTTCCGATGCTTTCTGTTCCTCGATTTGCGTTTGCTCGAATTGCTGGCGTCCCGCAAGCACTGCGTCGGCAATCTTCGATGTAAACAGCCGGATCGCGCGCAGCGCATCGTCGTTTCCGGGGATCACCCAGTCGACCAAATCAGGATCGCAGTTCGTGTCCACGATTGCGACCACCGGCACGCCCATTCGGCGCGCTTCTTTCACGGCGTTCACTTCCGCGTTCGGGTCGATCACGAACATCAAATCGGGCAGCGTCGCCATGTTTTCGACGCCTTCGAAATTCTGATTCAGATGCTTCAGTTCGCGATCGAGCCGCGCTGCTTCCTTCTTCGGCAGGGTCGCCATGCGTCCGTCTTCGACCATGGCCTTCAGCAGTTTCAGGCGCTTGATGGATTTCTGCAGCGTCACCCAATTCGTCAGTGTGCCGCCCAGCCAGCGCTGGTTGACGAAAAACATTCCGCAGCGCTTCGCTTCTTCGGCGATGGCTTCCTGCGCCTGGCGTTTCGTCCCCAGAAAGAGAATCGCTTTGCCTTGCGCCGCGTGGTCGCTGACTTGCCGCGCCGCGTCGCGAAACATCTTCAAGGTCTTTTGCAAATCGATGATGTGGATTCCATTGCGTTCGCCGAAAATGTACTCTTTCATTTTCGGGTTCCATCGGCGGGTCTGGTGGCCAAAGTGAACTCCGGCCTCCAGCAATTCCTTCATCGTTATTTCAACCAAAGTTCCTCCTCGTTGAATGAACGCTTCGATCCCGGCTCGCGAATCACGAAAAATTCTGCTGCCGGAACAGCGTCCTTTTTCGCCGGCACCTCGCCGGCCGCGAATTTACTTCTGTAGCTTCTACTTCATTTTCTTCCGTTGCAATGCTCCGGGCTGCCAGCTTCTTTACAGCGCCCGGATGCATTTTAACGCTTGCTGAACTGGAACCGGCGACGGGCACCCTTCTGTCCGTACTTCTTGCGTTCCTTCATGCGCGAGTCGCGCGTCAAAAATCCATTCTTCCTCAGCCCCGGGCGCAATTCAGGATTGAATCGCGCCAGTGCGCGCGAGAGCCCCATGCGCACCGCGCCGGCTTGTCCGCCGACTCCGCCGCCCTTGGTTGTTGCCTTCACTTCGAGCTGTTGCTGCGTTTCGGTGAATTTCAGCGGTTCGACAGCCGTCGTCAGCCACGCCACGTTGCGAAAATATTCTTCCACGGGCCGGCCGTTGACAGTAAATCTCCCCGAACCCATCTTGATGTATACGCGTGCGACAGCTTCGCGGCGCCGGCCGGTGCCAAAAAACTGCTGCTTCGAAGTTCCTTCCACTGCGTTAGGCGATGTCCCCAAAACTTCCTCCAGATTCCTTTGCGCGGTCCGTATTCACTCTACGACCGCAAAAGCCTTTCCTGAAAATTTACTTTGCTTCTGCCAGCGCCGCGGGCTTCTGCCCCGCGTGCCGCGCCAATTCCTTATCGCCCTTATAAACGCGCAGCATCTTCGCGCGCCGCGCCCGCAGCTTATTTTTCGGCAGCATGCCCAACACCGCTTCGCGAATCACCCAGTCGGCGCGCTCGGGCAGCAAGCGCTTCACTGCGACTTCCTTCAGTCCGCCCGGATAGCCGCTGTGCGTGCGATAAACCTTCTGATCGATCTTGTTCCCCGTGAGCCGAACCTTCTCGGCATTGATCACGATGACGTGATCGCCGCACGGCAGATGCGGCGTAAACGACGGCTTATCCTTGCCAATCAACACGCGCGCCACGCGCGACGCCAAGCGTCCCAGCGCCTGGTTCGTTGCATCGACCACGATCCAGTTCTTGCCAACGGAAAGCTCCTCCGCTTCCCGGCCCCTCGGAATATACGTGCGCATCAGCTCAGACCGCCCTTTTCCTTTATAGACAAACGTTTAAGATACGTTATCTGCGCGATTTTGTCAACGCGCGCGGGCGCACTTTAGCCCAAATCAGACCGCATTTTTCCGCGCAAACGGCCTCCAAAACTCGCGATGTGATAATGTCTGGACGGGTTCTCCGCATCCCAAAGATGATAGTTGCTTGAAACGAGTCGCATTCATTCTCGTATGTGTGGCGCTTGCGGCGTGCATGGCCGCGTGCGGGCCGGATCTCTCCAAAGAGTCCGATGCGCAACTGAATTTGAATCCGCAGGAAGCCGCTGGGAGGCAAATTTACGAGCAGCGCTGCGCCGCATGCCACTATGCCTATTCGTCGAGGAGTTTGCATGGGCCGGGCCTGGCGCGGCTTTACGAAAAAAAATATCTGCCCAGCGGATTGCCTGCGAATGACCGTTTCGTCGAGCAAACAATCATCAACGGCCGGAGGATGATGCCTGCCGAAGGTCTAGACTTCACTCCGCAACAACTTAGTGATTTGATCGCATATTTGCACACCCTTTAGGCTCTGTGGCGAAAGCCCCGCGGATTTCCCATTCCAATTCATGTATGCCGCAGAATAGCTGCTAGCGGCGCATCGCTGTCGAGCGGCATTGACGAAACCCCATGGCTCCTGCAAGAATGGCCTGCGAGATGCAATGGAAGAGGCTGTTTCGAGGGCCCTCTGCTCTCATGTTTTGCGCGGCCGTAAGTCTCTGCGCATCATGTTCGCATCAGCAAACGAATCTCGACAACTCCTGGAATCACAGGGCCGCTGCCGCGTACCTCGATGAACGCGAGACCACATGGATGACCTACCCGCACGCGGCACGCGATCGCGGGACATTCTGCGTCTCGTGCCACACGGCGATGCCTTACGCTTTGTCACGCCAGGCCATCGACACGGCGTACGGTCTCTCCGCGCCAACGCTTGATGAGCGCAAGCTGATCGACAACGTCAGAACGCGCGTGAACCTCTGGAAAGAAATTCAGCCCTATTATCCGAGCCAGGCCCCCGCGTCGCGCGGAACCGAAGCCGTGCTCAATACGCTGATTCTTGCGAGCAACGACGCGCGGACTGGAAAGCTCAGCGCGGATACGCGTGCGGCATTCGGAGAAATGTGGTCTTTGCAGGAAACTGCTGGCTCTCTGCGCGGCGCCTGGCAATGGATTGAGTTCAATAACGAACCGTGGGAAGCGTACGACTCTGCGTTCTACGGCGCGACGCTCGCGGCGGTCGCCACGGGGTTGGCGCCGGAAAATTATCGCTCCGCTCCGGAAATTCAAGCGAATCTCCAGGCCCTGCGCGATTATTTCAGTCGCGAAGCTGCAGCGCAAACACTGCTGAATCGCGTATCGCTATTGTGGGCCTCCGCGGAAATTCCCGGAATCCTCACGGCGCAGCAACAAGAATCCATCGTCAATGAAATTTTGGCGAAGCAACAAGCCGACGGAGGCTGGTCCGCTTCGTCGCTGGTCGGGACGTGGAAACGGGCGGATAAAACACCGCTTGTGACGAAAAGCGATGGTTACGCAACGGGCCTTATCGTTTACGCGCTGGAGCAGACAGGGCTCGGCCACGATAATCCCCACGTCAAAGATGGCCTCGACTGGTTGGTTCAGAATCAGCATTGGAGTGGCCGCTGGGATGGCTATTCGCTGAACAGACGCCGCCTCAACCCATTCTCGAACCCCTCTGGCTTTATGGATGACGCTGCGACGGCCTATGCTGTGCTCGCGTTGACGAGCGCCCAAACGAAAACGGGCGAGAAGGCCGCGCTGCAGACAATACTCAACGCTCCGACGGCGCGCCACGCGGGAAATCCAGCAGGAAGCATTCCTTAGTCCGGGGTGAGTCATTGCAGGGAACTAGCGAGGTTAAGGCAGGCGGGTATCGCCCCGCCTGCCACGCGTAGGTTTCTCGAGGACTAGTCCGAAGCGGAAACGGCGGTTTTCGAAGCGCTGGAACGCGCAAACGACTTATCGAGGTCGCCCGAACCATCGCCGGTCTTGTCGATCTCGATCGAGCCTTTGAAATAAGCGCCATCTTCGATCATGATGCGCGCCGTCGTCAAATCTCCAACGACAGAGCCATCCTTCTTGATTTCGATGCGGTCGCGCGCACGCAGATTACCCTTGACGTTGCCGTAGACAACGACTTCGCGGGCGATGATGTCAGCCGTCACTTTCGCGCTGGCGCCAACGGTGAGCTTGCGCTCTTCGAGCTGGATCAATCCTTCAACGCTGCCGTCAACGCTCAAATCTTCGTTGCCAGTGATTTCGCCCTTCACGTGCAGACTTGCTCCAAGCCGCGCCGTGGCGCCGCTCGACGGTGCTGAATGCATAGGGTCGTTCATTGCCATTGCCGTTCCCTCCCAATTTGGCGATTGTGTCCTCGCCGGAGTCGCTGCCGATTTCTCCGGGACCGCAGGCCTGACAGGCTCGCTCGAACGAGTCGGCTGCGCCGGTTTTTTTTCGTTGCTGCCCCACATATAGCCCTCCTCCAGGTCCGAAGGCGTACACCAAGACCAGCGAAGCAAACTTCGGGCTGAGGGACTACGAATCTATGCCGGCCACGCGAGCGGGGCAAGAATAAATTTTCACGGCAGTGCCTGCCAGATACATGGGCAAAAGGACAGTCGCCTGGCTAAAGTCAGCACGGTTTGAAAAATTCAGTTCTATGCGGACCGAGCCTCTTGAAACTTGCGGAAAAAGAGCTCGCGGTCCGGACGCACAGCGCCGATCGGCCATCCCGCGCTGATGCCGCCATCTACAACAAGATTGTGCCCCGTGATCATGCGCGATGCATCGCTGGCGAGAAATACCGCCGCTTGCGCAATATCGTCGGCGCGTGCCA
This region of Candidatus Acidiferrales bacterium genomic DNA includes:
- a CDS encoding PadR family transcriptional regulator, producing MGNRQPRDLFPGALEMMILRTLKRQPLHGYALVQRIKRDSDDLLQIEEGSLYPALQRLLKEGCVEAAWGVSSTNRRVRIYKLTRTGAKYLERQVSSFEQMLEGIARVLSPVKS
- a CDS encoding polymer-forming cytoskeletal protein, with protein sequence MAMNDPMHSAPSSGATARLGASLHVKGEITGNEDLSVDGSVEGLIQLEERKLTVGASAKVTADIIAREVVVYGNVKGNLRARDRIEIKKDGSVVGDLTTARIMIEDGAYFKGSIEIDKTGDGSGDLDKSFARSSASKTAVSASD
- the rplM gene encoding 50S ribosomal protein L13, which codes for MRTYIPRGREAEELSVGKNWIVVDATNQALGRLASRVARVLIGKDKPSFTPHLPCGDHVIVINAEKVRLTGNKIDQKVYRTHSGYPGGLKEVAVKRLLPERADWVIREAVLGMLPKNKLRARRAKMLRVYKGDKELARHAGQKPAALAEAK
- a CDS encoding cytochrome c, with translation MKRVAFILVCVALAACMAACGPDLSKESDAQLNLNPQEAAGRQIYEQRCAACHYAYSSRSLHGPGLARLYEKKYLPSGLPANDRFVEQTIINGRRMMPAEGLDFTPQQLSDLIAYLHTL
- the tsf gene encoding translation elongation factor Ts, with the translated sequence MATPDSTPNVPAQLVKELRERTGVGFAACRTALIEAKGDIEQAIDILRKKGQAAAQKKAQRTTSEGLVGSYIHAGGKIGVLIEVNCESDFVARTEDFQRLCHDIAMHVAALDPRFLKREEVTEEILQHEREIFREQARATGKPENILDKIVSGKMEKFYEENCLYEQHFIRDETLTVKELIDQAVAKLGENIAIRRFARFKVGESEAKPAAPETGAEGALVAS
- the rpsI gene encoding 30S ribosomal protein S9, whose protein sequence is MGTSPNAVEGTSKQQFFGTGRRREAVARVYIKMGSGRFTVNGRPVEEYFRNVAWLTTAVEPLKFTETQQQLEVKATTKGGGVGGQAGAVRMGLSRALARFNPELRPGLRKNGFLTRDSRMKERKKYGQKGARRRFQFSKR
- the rpsB gene encoding 30S ribosomal protein S2, with product MVEITMKELLEAGVHFGHQTRRWNPKMKEYIFGERNGIHIIDLQKTLKMFRDAARQVSDHAAQGKAILFLGTKRQAQEAIAEEAKRCGMFFVNQRWLGGTLTNWVTLQKSIKRLKLLKAMVEDGRMATLPKKEAARLDRELKHLNQNFEGVENMATLPDLMFVIDPNAEVNAVKEARRMGVPVVAIVDTNCDPDLVDWVIPGNDDALRAIRLFTSKIADAVLAGRQQFEQTQIEEQKASEGAEGAGEAVEYVDTSAYEQYEKQEGDFVDQEPVMELPAEEAPAVDSGSEENQR
- a CDS encoding ABC transporter permease, which codes for MNALRRMFSRRRLYSDLSAEIAGHLQEKIDELVASGISREEATRMARREFGNVTLLEERGREVWQWPSMESFFADVRFGLRMLRKSPGFTVVAVLTLALGIGANTALFSVVNGVLLNPLPYPNSDRLVTVDASKPQFKRGSISYPNFLDWHRLNQCFSYFSVSRGTGFMLTGAGAPEELDAVAVTSDFFAMLGVKPILGRSFTPEEDQIGMGHVVAISADLWRRKFSASRDIIGKEISLDGKGYTVVGIFPGHFDLPMYYFGQTDAYIPLGEFANPVLSNRVAGLGIHGIARLKPGVTIEQARADMQRVTNYLAQVYPEADKDMGTALTPLKETIVGKVRGFLLLLLGAVGFVLLIACVNVANLLLARGNTRSREIAVRSALGAGTSRLIRQMLTESVLLAAVGGALGLAFAAAGTRATLAALPSTLPRANEVGMDAHVLWFTIVISLCAGVFFGLLPAIRTARHSTYEALKEGGRSVSPSRRHAQGALVVVQMALALVLLAGAGLLIRSLSQLWKIDPGFDPNHIITFNLALPPQMNRASPAAIRAALHNFDAAIAAVPGVEGESLSWGAFPMYSEDDQNFWLADQPRPASEGQMYNMLDYIVGPDYLEVMHIPLLAGRFFTASDNENSKAVVVIDEVLAKKYFPNGDAVGKIIDQGDATHTFPFEIVGVVGHVKQWGLDTDSQNSLRAQLYFPFMQLGDNVISVVPSNSNVIVRATGDLLGLTDAIRAASNRLSKDEVLTNFETMHEIIESSLAPRRFAMMLLGAFAAVALALAGIGLYGVIAYAVGQRTHEIGIRIALGAHPRDVFRLVVGQGLRLAIAGVFIGAAAALILIRVLSSFSQLLYGIGGSDPVTLIAVAAVLLAVAFLACYIPARRAMRVDPMVALRYE